In the Oncorhynchus keta strain PuntledgeMale-10-30-2019 chromosome 29, Oket_V2, whole genome shotgun sequence genome, one interval contains:
- the LOC127913661 gene encoding uncharacterized protein LOC127913661 isoform X5 — protein MIHNGLNSLPSACSSGQAPSDCLFSRGWSMRKLVLLPLTVALFSRGWSMRKLVLLPLTVALFSRGWSMRKLVLLPLTVALFSRGWSMRKLVLLPLTVALFSRGWSMRKLVLLPLTVALFSRGWSLRQPVLLPLTATLFSRGWSLRQPVLLPLTVALFSRGWSLRQPVLLPLTATLFSRGWSFRQPVLLPLTATLFSSGWSFRQPVLLPLTATLFSSGWSLRQPVLLPLTATLFSRGWSLRQPVLLPLTATLFSRGWSLGQPVLLPLTATLFSRGWSLGQPVLLPLTATLFSRGWSLRQPVLLPLTATLFSRGWSLRQPVLLPLTATLFSRGWSLRQPVLLPLTATLFSRGWSLRQPVLLPLTATLFLPI, from the exons ATGATCCATAATGGTCTAAATAGCCTCCCCTCAGCTTGCTCCAGTGGCCAAGCCCCTTCAGACTGTTTGTTTAGCAGAGGTTGGAGCATGAGGAAACTTGTCTTGCTCCCGCTCACTGTTGCCTTGTTTAGCAGAGGTTGGAGCATGAGGAAACTTGTCTTGCTCCCTCTCACTGTTGCCTTGTTTAGCAGAGGTTGGAGCATGAGGAAACTTGTCTTGCTCCCGCTCACTGTTGCCTTGTTTAGCAGAG GTTGGAGCATGAGGAAACTTGTCTTGCTCCCGCTCACTGTTGCCTTGTTTAGCAGAGGTTGGAGCATGAGGAAACTTGTCTTGCTCCCGCTCACTGTTGCCTTGTTTAGCAGAGGTTGGAGCCTCAGGCAGCCTGTCTTGCTCCCTCTCACTGCCACCTTGTTTAGCAGAGGTTGGAGCCTCAGGCAGCCTGTCCTGCTCCCGCTCACTGTTGCCTTGTTTAGCAGAGGTTGGAGCCTCAGGCAGCCTGTCCTGCTCCCGCtcactgctaccttgtttagcagAGGTTGGAGCTTCAGGCAGCCTGTCCTGCTCCCTCtcactgctaccttgtttagcagTGGTTGGAGCTTCAGGCAGCCTGTCCTGCTCCCTCTCACTGCTACCTTGTTCAGCAGTGGTTGGAGCCTCAGGCAGCCTGTCCTGCTCCCTCtcactgctaccttgtttagcagAGGTTGGAGCCTCAGGCAGCCTGTCTTGCTCCCTCtcactgctaccttgtttagcagAGGTTGGAGCCTCGGGCAGCCTGTCTTGCTCCCTCtcactgctaccttgtttagcagAGGTTGGAGCCTCGGGCAGCCTGTCCTGCTCCCTCtcactgctaccttgtttagcagAGGTTGGAGCCTCAGGCAGCCTGTCCTGCTCCCTCtcactgctaccttgtttagcagAGGTTGGAGCCTCAGGCAGCCTGTCCTGCTCCCTCtcactgctaccttgtttagcagAGGTTGGAGCCTCAGGCAGCCTGTCTTGCTCCCTCtcactgctaccttgtttagcagAGGTTGGAGCCTCAGGCAGCCTGTCTTGCTCCCTCTCACTGCTACCTTGTTTCTTCCCATTTAG
- the LOC127913661 gene encoding uncharacterized protein LOC127913661 isoform X4 has protein sequence MIHNGLNSLPSACSSGQAPSDCLFSRGWSMRKLVLLPLTVALFSRGWSMRKLVLLPLTVALFSRGWSMRKLVLLPLTVALFSRGWSMRKLVLLPLTVALFSRGWSMRKLVLLPLTVALFSRGWSMRKLVLLPLTVALFSRGWSLRQPVLLPLTATLFSRGWSLRQPVLLPLTVALFSRGWSLRQPVLLPLTATLFSRGWSFRQPVLLPLTATLFSSGWSFRQPVLLPLTATLFSSGWSLRQPVLLPLTATLFSRGWSLRQPVLLPLTATLFSRGWSLGQPVLLPLTATLFSRGWSLGQPVLLPLTATLFSRGWSLRQPVLLPLTATLFSRGWSLRQPVLLPLTATLFSRGWSLRQPVLLPLTATLFSRGWSLRQPVLLPLTATLFLPI, from the exons ATGATCCATAATGGTCTAAATAGCCTCCCCTCAGCTTGCTCCAGTGGCCAAGCCCCTTCAGACTGTTTGTTTAGCAGAGGTTGGAGCATGAGGAAACTTGTCTTGCTCCCGCTCACTGTTGCCTTGTTTAGCAGAGGTTGGAGCATGAGGAAACTTGTCTTGCTCCCTCTCACTGTTGCCTTGTTTAGCAGAGGTTGGAGCATGAGGAAACTTGTCTTGCTCCCGCTCACTGTTGCCTTGTTTAGCAGAG GTTGGAGCATGAGGAAACTTGTCTTGCTCCCGCTCACTGTTGCCTTGTTTAGCAGAG GTTGGAGCATGAGGAAACTTGTCTTGCTCCCGCTCACTGTTGCCTTGTTTAGCAGAGGTTGGAGCATGAGGAAACTTGTCTTGCTCCCGCTCACTGTTGCCTTGTTTAGCAGAGGTTGGAGCCTCAGGCAGCCTGTCTTGCTCCCTCTCACTGCCACCTTGTTTAGCAGAGGTTGGAGCCTCAGGCAGCCTGTCCTGCTCCCGCTCACTGTTGCCTTGTTTAGCAGAGGTTGGAGCCTCAGGCAGCCTGTCCTGCTCCCGCtcactgctaccttgtttagcagAGGTTGGAGCTTCAGGCAGCCTGTCCTGCTCCCTCtcactgctaccttgtttagcagTGGTTGGAGCTTCAGGCAGCCTGTCCTGCTCCCTCTCACTGCTACCTTGTTCAGCAGTGGTTGGAGCCTCAGGCAGCCTGTCCTGCTCCCTCtcactgctaccttgtttagcagAGGTTGGAGCCTCAGGCAGCCTGTCTTGCTCCCTCtcactgctaccttgtttagcagAGGTTGGAGCCTCGGGCAGCCTGTCTTGCTCCCTCtcactgctaccttgtttagcagAGGTTGGAGCCTCGGGCAGCCTGTCCTGCTCCCTCtcactgctaccttgtttagcagAGGTTGGAGCCTCAGGCAGCCTGTCCTGCTCCCTCtcactgctaccttgtttagcagAGGTTGGAGCCTCAGGCAGCCTGTCCTGCTCCCTCtcactgctaccttgtttagcagAGGTTGGAGCCTCAGGCAGCCTGTCTTGCTCCCTCtcactgctaccttgtttagcagAGGTTGGAGCCTCAGGCAGCCTGTCTTGCTCCCTCTCACTGCTACCTTGTTTCTTCCCATTTAG
- the LOC127913661 gene encoding uncharacterized protein LOC127913661 isoform X2, whose protein sequence is MIHNGLNSLPSACSSGQAPSDCLFSRGWSMRKLVLLPLTVALFSRGWSMRKLVLLPLTVALFSRGWSMRKLVLLPLTVALFSRGWNMRKLVLLLLTVALFSRGWSMRKLVLLPLTVALFSRGWSMRKLVLLPLTVALFSRGWSMRKLVLLPLTVALFSRGWSMRKLVLLPLTVALFSRGWSLRQPVLLPLTATLFSRGWSLRQPVLLPLTVALFSRGWSLRQPVLLPLTATLFSRGWSFRQPVLLPLTATLFSSGWSFRQPVLLPLTATLFSSGWSLRQPVLLPLTATLFSRGWSLRQPVLLPLTATLFSRGWSLGQPVLLPLTATLFSRGWSLGQPVLLPLTATLFSRGWSLRQPVLLPLTATLFSRGWSLRQPVLLPLTATLFSRGWSLRQPVLLPLTATLFSRGWSLRQPVLLPLTATLFLPI, encoded by the exons ATGATCCATAATGGTCTAAATAGCCTCCCCTCAGCTTGCTCCAGTGGCCAAGCCCCTTCAGACTGTTTGTTTAGCAGAGGTTGGAGCATGAGGAAACTTGTCTTGCTCCCGCTCACTGTTGCCTTGTTTAGCAGAGGTTGGAGCATGAGGAAACTTGTCTTGCTCCCTCTCACTGTTGCCTTGTTTAGCAGAGGTTGGAGCATGAGGAAACTTGTCTTGCTCCCGCTCACTGTTGCCTTGTTTAGCAGAGGTTGGAACATGAGGAAACTTGTCTTGCTCCTGCTCACTGTTGCCTTGTTTAGCAGAGGTTGGAGCATGAGGAAACTTGTCTTGCTCCCGCTCACTGTTGCCTTGTTTAGCAGAGGTTGGAGCATGAGGAAACTTGTCTTGCTCCCGCTCACTGTTGCCTTGTTTAGCAGAG GTTGGAGCATGAGGAAACTTGTCTTGCTCCCGCTCACTGTTGCCTTGTTTAGCAGAGGTTGGAGCATGAGGAAACTTGTCTTGCTCCCGCTCACTGTTGCCTTGTTTAGCAGAGGTTGGAGCCTCAGGCAGCCTGTCTTGCTCCCTCTCACTGCCACCTTGTTTAGCAGAGGTTGGAGCCTCAGGCAGCCTGTCCTGCTCCCGCTCACTGTTGCCTTGTTTAGCAGAGGTTGGAGCCTCAGGCAGCCTGTCCTGCTCCCGCtcactgctaccttgtttagcagAGGTTGGAGCTTCAGGCAGCCTGTCCTGCTCCCTCtcactgctaccttgtttagcagTGGTTGGAGCTTCAGGCAGCCTGTCCTGCTCCCTCTCACTGCTACCTTGTTCAGCAGTGGTTGGAGCCTCAGGCAGCCTGTCCTGCTCCCTCtcactgctaccttgtttagcagAGGTTGGAGCCTCAGGCAGCCTGTCTTGCTCCCTCtcactgctaccttgtttagcagAGGTTGGAGCCTCGGGCAGCCTGTCTTGCTCCCTCtcactgctaccttgtttagcagAGGTTGGAGCCTCGGGCAGCCTGTCCTGCTCCCTCtcactgctaccttgtttagcagAGGTTGGAGCCTCAGGCAGCCTGTCCTGCTCCCTCtcactgctaccttgtttagcagAGGTTGGAGCCTCAGGCAGCCTGTCCTGCTCCCTCtcactgctaccttgtttagcagAGGTTGGAGCCTCAGGCAGCCTGTCTTGCTCCCTCtcactgctaccttgtttagcagAGGTTGGAGCCTCAGGCAGCCTGTCTTGCTCCCTCTCACTGCTACCTTGTTTCTTCCCATTTAG
- the LOC127913661 gene encoding uncharacterized protein LOC127913661 isoform X3 gives MIHNGLNSLPSACSSGQAPSDCLFSRGWSMRKLVLLPLTVALFSRGWSMRKLVLLPLTVALFSRGWSMRKLVLLPLTVALFSRGWNMRKLVLLLLTVALFSRGWSMRKLVLLPLTVALFSRGWSMRKLVLLPLTVALFSRGWSMRKLVLLPLTVALFSRGWSLRQPVLLPLTATLFSRGWSLRQPVLLPLTVALFSRGWSLRQPVLLPLTATLFSRGWSFRQPVLLPLTATLFSSGWSFRQPVLLPLTATLFSSGWSLRQPVLLPLTATLFSRGWSLRQPVLLPLTATLFSRGWSLGQPVLLPLTATLFSRGWSLGQPVLLPLTATLFSRGWSLRQPVLLPLTATLFSRGWSLRQPVLLPLTATLFSRGWSLRQPVLLPLTATLFSRGWSLRQPVLLPLTATLFLPI, from the exons ATGATCCATAATGGTCTAAATAGCCTCCCCTCAGCTTGCTCCAGTGGCCAAGCCCCTTCAGACTGTTTGTTTAGCAGAGGTTGGAGCATGAGGAAACTTGTCTTGCTCCCGCTCACTGTTGCCTTGTTTAGCAGAGGTTGGAGCATGAGGAAACTTGTCTTGCTCCCTCTCACTGTTGCCTTGTTTAGCAGAGGTTGGAGCATGAGGAAACTTGTCTTGCTCCCGCTCACTGTTGCCTTGTTTAGCAGAGGTTGGAACATGAGGAAACTTGTCTTGCTCCTGCTCACTGTTGCCTTGTTTAGCAGAGGTTGGAGCATGAGGAAACTTGTCTTGCTCCCGCTCACTGTTGCCTTGTTTAGCAGAG GTTGGAGCATGAGGAAACTTGTCTTGCTCCCGCTCACTGTTGCCTTGTTTAGCAGAGGTTGGAGCATGAGGAAACTTGTCTTGCTCCCGCTCACTGTTGCCTTGTTTAGCAGAGGTTGGAGCCTCAGGCAGCCTGTCTTGCTCCCTCTCACTGCCACCTTGTTTAGCAGAGGTTGGAGCCTCAGGCAGCCTGTCCTGCTCCCGCTCACTGTTGCCTTGTTTAGCAGAGGTTGGAGCCTCAGGCAGCCTGTCCTGCTCCCGCtcactgctaccttgtttagcagAGGTTGGAGCTTCAGGCAGCCTGTCCTGCTCCCTCtcactgctaccttgtttagcagTGGTTGGAGCTTCAGGCAGCCTGTCCTGCTCCCTCTCACTGCTACCTTGTTCAGCAGTGGTTGGAGCCTCAGGCAGCCTGTCCTGCTCCCTCtcactgctaccttgtttagcagAGGTTGGAGCCTCAGGCAGCCTGTCTTGCTCCCTCtcactgctaccttgtttagcagAGGTTGGAGCCTCGGGCAGCCTGTCTTGCTCCCTCtcactgctaccttgtttagcagAGGTTGGAGCCTCGGGCAGCCTGTCCTGCTCCCTCtcactgctaccttgtttagcagAGGTTGGAGCCTCAGGCAGCCTGTCCTGCTCCCTCtcactgctaccttgtttagcagAGGTTGGAGCCTCAGGCAGCCTGTCCTGCTCCCTCtcactgctaccttgtttagcagAGGTTGGAGCCTCAGGCAGCCTGTCTTGCTCCCTCtcactgctaccttgtttagcagAGGTTGGAGCCTCAGGCAGCCTGTCTTGCTCCCTCTCACTGCTACCTTGTTTCTTCCCATTTAG
- the LOC127913661 gene encoding uncharacterized protein LOC127913661 isoform X1: MIHNGLNSLPSACSSGQAPSDCLFSRGWSMRKLVLLPLTVALFSRGWSMRKLVLLPLTVALFSRGWSMRKLVLLPLTVALFSRGWSMRKLVLLPLTVALFSRGWSMRKLVLLPLTVALFSRGWSVRKLVLLPLTVALFSRGWSMRKHVLLPLTVALFSRGWSMRKLVLLPLTVALFSRGWSMRKLVLLPLTVALFSRGWSLRQPVLLPLTATLFSRGWSLRQPVLLPLTVALFSRGWSLRQPVLLPLTATLFSRGWSFRQPVLLPLTATLFSSGWSFRQPVLLPLTATLFSSGWSLRQPVLLPLTATLFSRGWSLRQPVLLPLTATLFSRGWSLGQPVLLPLTATLFSRGWSLGQPVLLPLTATLFSRGWSLRQPVLLPLTATLFSRGWSLRQPVLLPLTATLFSRGWSLRQPVLLPLTATLFSRGWSLRQPVLLPLTATLFLPI; the protein is encoded by the exons ATGATCCATAATGGTCTAAATAGCCTCCCCTCAGCTTGCTCCAGTGGCCAAGCCCCTTCAGACTGTTTGTTTAGCAGAGGTTGGAGCATGAGGAAACTTGTCTTGCTCCCGCTCACTGTTGCCTTGTTTAGCAGAGGTTGGAGCATGAGGAAACTTGTCTTGCTCCCTCTCACTGTTGCCTTGTTTAGCAGAGGTTGGAGCATGAGGAAACTTGTCTTGCTCCCGCTCACTGTTGCCTTGTTTAGCAGAG GTTGGAGCATGAGGAAACTTGTCTTGCTCCCGCTCACTGTTGCCTTGTTTAGCAGAGGTTGGAGCATGAGGAAACTTGTCTTGCTCCCGCTCACTGTTGCCTTGTTTAGCAGAGGTTGGAGCGTGAGGAAACTTGTCTTGCTCCCGCTCACTGTTGCCTTGTTTAGCAGAGGTTGGAGCATGAGGAAACATGTCTTGCTCCCGCTCACTGTTGCCTTGTTTAGCAGAGGTTGGAGCATGAGGAAACTTGTCTTGCTCCCGCTCACTGTTGCCTTGTTTAGCAGAGGTTGGAGCATGAGGAAACTTGTCTTGCTCCCGCTCACTGTTGCCTTGTTTAGCAGAGGTTGGAGCCTCAGGCAGCCTGTCTTGCTCCCTCTCACTGCCACCTTGTTTAGCAGAGGTTGGAGCCTCAGGCAGCCTGTCCTGCTCCCGCTCACTGTTGCCTTGTTTAGCAGAGGTTGGAGCCTCAGGCAGCCTGTCCTGCTCCCGCtcactgctaccttgtttagcagAGGTTGGAGCTTCAGGCAGCCTGTCCTGCTCCCTCtcactgctaccttgtttagcagTGGTTGGAGCTTCAGGCAGCCTGTCCTGCTCCCTCTCACTGCTACCTTGTTCAGCAGTGGTTGGAGCCTCAGGCAGCCTGTCCTGCTCCCTCtcactgctaccttgtttagcagAGGTTGGAGCCTCAGGCAGCCTGTCTTGCTCCCTCtcactgctaccttgtttagcagAGGTTGGAGCCTCGGGCAGCCTGTCTTGCTCCCTCtcactgctaccttgtttagcagAGGTTGGAGCCTCGGGCAGCCTGTCCTGCTCCCTCtcactgctaccttgtttagcagAGGTTGGAGCCTCAGGCAGCCTGTCCTGCTCCCTCtcactgctaccttgtttagcagAGGTTGGAGCCTCAGGCAGCCTGTCCTGCTCCCTCtcactgctaccttgtttagcagAGGTTGGAGCCTCAGGCAGCCTGTCTTGCTCCCTCtcactgctaccttgtttagcagAGGTTGGAGCCTCAGGCAGCCTGTCTTGCTCCCTCTCACTGCTACCTTGTTTCTTCCCATTTAG